One window of the Perca fluviatilis chromosome 5, GENO_Pfluv_1.0, whole genome shotgun sequence genome contains the following:
- the LOC120559218 gene encoding LOW QUALITY PROTEIN: taste receptor type 1 member 1-like (The sequence of the model RefSeq protein was modified relative to this genomic sequence to represent the inferred CDS: inserted 1 base in 1 codon) has translation MKHFLVSLCLLETFLHVLAQCVPASEFHLEGDYLLGGLFNVHHDSDPVYHDRPEAIDCSSKPIVNSSYRRFQLMRFAVEEINNSTTLLPNVSLGYDIFDDCSDTQSFPGIFKLISDNELIQPGGKLHKNRSKVIAVVGASTSTHSLTVAPLFMVNLIPMVSYAAASSVFSRIQYFPSFLRTVPPNQDTIEVIVNILQHYNWRWVAFLYIDDDFGKDGQELFMKRIKDTEICLAYTQGLNQYTHYSQIFKQIEAQRIGIIIVFVHEWTAEPLIESAIQLNITNKVWIALNTWSLNKKLPKKKGIKNIGTVIGFSESEVTIPGFSDFIYSSRSLTHCENAELFFCNQACNCSSPSAEDVIAAEPTFNFYVYSAVYAIAHAVHNALQCGSGRCNRNITVYPHMVLTELKKSNFTILNQRIRFDENGDPNYGSFSIIFWNQSGDAEVIGFHNLHPPFHFFINDSKMQWYTEGEAPTLQCSPECRRGYAKKYSGIHKCCFDCEMCPNGTYVNSTEDPYKCINCKETEWSAAGSTSCNLRVVEYIPFTDSGAILIMVGASAVWASTLATSVLFAINYNTPVVRSAGGPMCFLILGCLSLCSLSIFFYFGKPTISFCILRFLPFLLFYTVCLACFVVRSFQIVCIFKXAAKFPKLHSWWMKYHGQWLVITVAFVTQALFLLIGYTYSPPKPYDDISWYPDKIILGCDINLKASSGSVGLLLCLCSLCFIFSYMGKDLPKNYNEAKAITFCLLLLILTWIMFATVYILYRGKYIQTLNALAVLSSLYSFLLWYFFPKCFIMIFQSDKNTQEYFQGLIQNYTKTISQ, from the exons ATGAAACATTTTCTGgtttctctgtgtctcctgGAAACATTTCTACATGTCTTGGCTCAATGTGTCCCAGCCTCAGAGTTTCATCTGGAAGGAGATTATTTGTTAGGTGGACTTTTTAATGTTCATCATGATAGTGACCCTGTTTATCACGACAGACCAGAAGCCATCGACTGCTCCAG TAAACCCATAGTCAATTCAAGTTATCGGAGGTTTCAGTTGATGAGATTCGCTGTAGAGGAAATCAATAACTCGACCACCCTCCTGCCAAATGTATCTCTCGGCTATGATATATTTGACGACTGCTCAGATACACAAAGTTTCCCAGGCATTTTCAAACTCATATCAGACAATGAGTTGATCCAACCTGGGGGTAAACTACACAAGAATCGGTCCAAAGTGATAGCAGTGGTCGGCGCCTCTACAAGCACACATTCCCTGACTGTAGCCCCACTCTTCATGGTGAATCTCATTCCCATG GTCAGTTATGCAGCTGCAAGTTCTGTCTTTTCAAGAATCCAGTATTTCCCCTCTTTCCTACGAACAGTGCCTCCCAATCAAGACACCATAGAAGTGATTGTTAATATTCTTCAGCACTACAACTGGCGCTGGGTTGCTTTCCTTTACATTGATGATGATTTTGGCAAAGATGGACAGGAATTGTTCATGAAGAGGATTAAGGACACTGAGATCTGCCTGGCATACACCCAAGGCCTCAATCAATATACACATTACTCCCAAATATTCAAACAGATAGAGGCACAGAGGATAGGTatcattattgtttttgttcatgAATGGACTGCTGAACCTCTCATTGAGTCAGCAATACAACTAAACATCACCAACAAAGTGTGGATAGCACTGAATACATGGTCGTTAAACAAGAAGCTCCCCAAGAAGAAAGGAATCAAAAATATTGGAACTGTAATTGGGTTTTCTGAGTCAGAAGTGACAATACCTGGTTTCAgtgattttatttattcttccaGAAGCCTGACTCATTGTGAAAATgcagaactttttttttgtaatcagGCATGCAACTGCAGCAGCCCAAGTGCAGAAGATGTCATAGCTGCTGAGCCAACTTttaatttttatgtttattctgCTGTATATGCCATCGCTCATGCCGTACACAATGCCTTGCAATGTGGATCTGGCAGATGTAATCGCAATATTACAGTGTACCCACACATG GTTCTAACAGAGCTGAAGAAGTCAAACTTCACAATTTTAAATCAGAGGATTCGGTTTGATGAGAATGGTGACCCCAACTACGGATCATTTTCTATAATTTTCTGGAACCAAAGTGGTGATGCAGAGGTGATCGGCTTTCATAATTTACACCCACCGTTCCATTTCTTCATCAACGACAGCAAAATGCAGTGGTACACAGAGGGAGAa GCGCCTACTTTACAGTGTTCCCCAGAATGTCGTAGAGGATATGCAAAAAAGTATAGTGGAATCCACAAATGCTGCTTCGATTGTGAAATGTGTCCAAATGGAACTTATGTCAACAGCACGG AGGATCCCTACAAGTGCATCAACTGTAAGGAGACAGAATGGTCAGCAGCAGGAAGTACATCATGCAATCTGCGGGTGGTGGAGTACATCCCATTCACAGACAGTGGGGCTATACTGATCATGGTCGGGGCCTCGGCCGTTTGGGCCTCCACATTAGCCACGTCTGTTCTCTTTGCCATCAACTACAACACACCTGTTGTCAGATCTGCTGGGGGACCAATGTGCTTCCTGATTTTAGGCTGCCTCAGCCTGTGTAGTCTTAGTATATTCTTTTACTTTGGTAAGCCAACAATTTCCTTTTGTATCTTAAGATTCTTACCGTTTCTCTTGTTCTACACTGTTTGTCTAGCATGTTTTGTTGTGCGCTCTTTTCAAATTGTTTGCATTTTCA TGGCCGCCAAGTTCCCCAAACTCCACAGTTGGTGGATGAAATATCATGGACAATGGCTGGTCATCACTGTGGCATTTGTAACTCAGGCACTCTTTCTTCTTATTGGCTATACTTATTCTCCTCCCAAGCCTTACGATGACATTTCTTGGTACCCAGACAAAATCATACTTGGTTGTGATATTAATCTCAAAGCATCCTCTGGTTCTGTGGGTTTACTCTTGTGTTTGTGCTCCCTTTGCTTTATTTTCTCCTACATGGGAAAAGACCTCCCAAAAAATTACAATGAGGCCAAAGCAATAACCTTCTGCCTGCTCCTGCTGATCCTCACCTGGATCATGTTTGCCACTGTATACATTCTGTACCGTGGCAAGTACATCCAAACTCTTAACGCTCTGGCAGTTCTCTCCAGTCTCTATTCCTTTCTGTTGTGGTATTTCTTcccaaaatgttttattatgattTTCCAATCGGACAAAAACACGCAGGAGTACTTCCAAGGTCTTATTCAGAATTATACTAAAACAATCAGTCAGTAG
- the LOC120559220 gene encoding LOW QUALITY PROTEIN: taste receptor type 1 member 1-like (The sequence of the model RefSeq protein was modified relative to this genomic sequence to represent the inferred CDS: substituted 1 base at 1 genomic stop codon): MKHFLVSLCLLEIFLHVLAPCVPASEFQLEGDYLLGGLFNVHHDSDLVYHDRPEAIDCSSKPLVNSSYRRFQLMRFAVEEINNSTTLLPNVSLGYDIFDHCSDTQSFPGIFNLLSDDDLIQPGGKLHKNRSKVIAVVGASTSTHSLTVAPLFMMNLIPMVSYAAASSVLSKIQYFPSFLRTVHPNQDTIEVIVNILQHYNWRWVAFLYIDEDYGKDGQELFMKRIKDTEICLAYTKGLNQYTNYSQIFKQIEAQRIGIIIVFVHEWTAEPLIESAIQLNVTNKVWIAVNTWSLNKKLPKKKGIKNIGTVIGFSESEVTIPGFRDFIYSSRTHCENAETIRKFLXSAADHLSFNFNVYSAVYAIAHALHNALQCGSGRCNRNITVYPHMVVAELKKSNFTILNQSIRFDENGDPNYGSYSIVFWNQSGDAEVIGFNNLHTPFHFFINDSKIKWYTEGEVPTLPCSPECRRGYSKKYNGIHKCCFDCEICPNGTYVNSTDDPYKCINCKETEWSAAGSTSCNLRVVEYIPFTDSGAILIMVGASALGAATSRHTSVLFAINYNTPVVRSAGGPMCFLILGCLSLCSLSIFFYFGKPTIAFCILRFLPFLLFYTVCLACFVVRSFQIVCIFKMAAKFPKLHSWWMKYHGQWLVITAAFVTQALFLLIGYTYSPPKPYDDISSYPDKIILVCNMNVISSSGSVVLLLSLCSLCFIFSYMGKDLPKNYNEAKAITFCLLLLILTWIMFATVYILYRGKYIQTLNALAVLSSLYSFLLWYFLPKCYIIIFQSYKNTQEYFKGLIQNYTKTISQ, translated from the exons ATGAAACATTTTCTGgtttctctgtgtctcctgGAGATATTTCTACATGTCTTGGCTCCATGTGTCCCAGCCTCAGAGTTTCAGCTGGAAGGAGATTATTTGTTAGGTGGACTTTTTAATGTCCATCATGATAGTGACCTTGTTTATCATGACAGACCAGAAGCCATCGACTGCTCCAG TAAACCCCTAGTCAATTCAAGTTATCGGAGGTTTCAGTTGATGAGATTCGCTGTAGAGGAAATCAATAACTCGACCACCCTCCTGCCAAATGTATCTCTTGGCTATGATATATTTGACCACTGCTCTGATACACAAAGTTTTCCAGGCATTTTCAACCTCCTATCAGACGATGACTTGATCCAACCTGGGGGTAAACTACACAAGAATCGGTCCAAAGTGATAGCAGTGGTCGGCGCCTCTACAAGCACACATTCCCTGACTGTAGCCCCACTCTTCATGATGAATCTCATTCCTATG GTCAGTTATGCAGCTGCAAGTTCTGTCTTGTCAAAAATCCAGTATTTCCCCTCTTTCCTACGAACAGTGCATCCCAATCAAGACACCATAGAAGTGATTGTTAATATTCTTCAGCACTACAACTGGCGCTGGGTTGCTTTCCTTTACATTGATGAAGATTATGGCAAAGATGGACAGGAATTGTTCATGAAGAGGATTAAGGACACTGAGATCTGCCTGGCGTACACCAAAGGCCTCAATCAATATACAAATTACTCCCAAATATTCAAACAGATAGAGGCACAGAGGATAGGTatcattattgtttttgttcatgAATGGACTGCTGAACCTCTCATTGAGTCAGCAATACAACTAAACGTCACCAACAAAGTGTGGATAGCAGTGAATACATGGTCGTTAAACAAGAAGCTCCCCAAGAAGAAAGGAATCAAAAATATTGGAACTGTAATTGGGTTTTCTGAGTCAGAAGTGACAATTCCTGGTTTCAgggattttatttattcttccaGAACTCATTGTGAAAATGCAGAAACAATTAGAAAGTTTTTGTAATCTGCTGCTGACCACctatcttttaattttaatgtttATTCTGCTGTATATGCCATCGCTCATGCCTTACACAATGCCTTGCAATGTGGATCTGGCAGATGTAATCGCAATATTACAGTGTACCCACACATG GTTGTAGCAGAGCTGAAGAAGTCAAACTTCACAATTTTAAACCAGAGTATTCGGTTTGATGAGAATGGTGACCCCAACTACGGATCCTATTCTATAGTTTTCTGGAACCAAAGTGGTGATGCAGAGGTGATCGGCTTTAATAATTTACACACACCGTTCCATTTCTTCATCAACGACAGCAAAATCAAGTGGTACACAGAGGGAGAA GTTCCTACTTTACCGTGTTCCCCAGAATGTCGTAGAGGATATTCAAAAAAGTATAATGGAATCCACAAATGCTGCTTCGATTGTGAGATCTGTCCAAATGGAACTTATGTCAACAGCACAG ATGATCCCTACAAGTGCATCAACTGTAAGGAGACAGAATGGTCAGCAGCAGGAAGTACATCATGCAATCTGCGGGTGGTGGAGTACATCCCATTCACAGACAGTGGGGCTATACTGATCATGGTCGGGGCCTCGGCATTGGGGGCCGCGACATCACGCCACACGTCTGTTCTCTTTGCCATCAACTACAACACACCTGTTGTCAGATCTGCTGGGGGACCAATGTGCTTCCTTATTTTAGGCTGCCTCAGCCTGTGTAGTCTTAGTATATTCTTTTACTTTGGTAAGCCAACAATTGCCTTTTGTATCTTAAGATTCTTACCGTTTCTCTTGTTCTACACTGTTTGTCTAGCATGTTTTGTTGTGCGCTCTTTTCAAATTGTTTGCATTTTCAAAATGGCCGCCAAGTTCCCCAAGCTCCACAGTTGGTGGATGAAATATCATGGACAATGGCTGGTCATCACTGCGGCATTTGTTACTCAGGCACTCTTTCTTCTTATTGGCTATACTTATTCTCCCCCCAAGCCTTACGATGACATTTCTTCGTACCCAGACAAAATCATACTTGTTTGCAATATGAATGTCATATCATCATCTGGTTCTGTGGTTTTACTTTTATCTTTGTGCTCCCTTTGCTTTATTTTCTCCTACATGGGAAAAGACCTCCCAAAAAATTACAATGAGGCCAAAGCAATAACCTTCTGCCTGCTCCTGCTGATCCTCACCTGGATCATGTTTGCCACTGTATACATTCTGTACCGTGGCAAGTACATCCAAACTCTTAACGCTCTGGCAGTTCTCTCCAGTCTCTATTCCTTTCTGTTGTGGTATTTCCTCCCAAAATGTTACATCATCATTTTTCAATCGTACAAAAACACGCAGGAGTACTTCAAAGGTCTCATTCAGAATTATACCAAAACAATCAGCCAGTAG